One Archangium violaceum genomic window, AGCTGCACCATGCGATGAACGTTCCCGGGCGGATGACGCTGCGAGACCATACGCGCCGCTACACGGACGTCGGCCCGCCGATGAGCCTGCTGCTCGACTTCCTGATGAACGACGAGATCGACAAGCCCGTCACCCGCTGGCAGGAGGCTTTCCTCCCGGACGAGCTGGAGCGGCGGGTGGCGGAGACGCAGGTGGTGGGGGAGGACGGGCAGAAGCGCCCGCTGGTCGCGAAGACCGTGAATCTCTACACGGCACAGGGCCGTCCGGCGCTTCCCGAGCAGCCCCCGAAGTACGGGCCCGTGCTGCTGGTGCTGGGCCTCGTGTTTGGAGGCGGCGCGGTGGGTCTCGCGCTCTGGGGCCGGCGGAGCGGAGGGCGCGCTCCCCGCGTGCTGCTCGGCCTGCAGAACGTGCTGGTGGGGTTGGTGTTCGGGATTCCCGGCTTCGCCCTGTTCGTCATGTGGCTGTTCACCGACCACACGGTGACGTACCGCAACGAGAACCTCTTCCTGGCCAATCCGCTCACCGTGCTGGCGCTGCCGCTGGGCTTCCAGTTGATGTTCGGCTCGGAGAGGGCCCGGGAGCGGTTGCGGCTGCTGTGGCGGGTGCTGGCCGGGTTGGGGGTGCTGGGGCTCGTGCTCAAGGTGCTGCCCCCGTTCGATCAGGACAACTGGCGCCTCATCGCGCTCATCCTGCCCATTTCGTTGGGGATGGCGGGCGCGCTGACGCTGGCGCGGGGGCGGGCTCCGGCGGCGGATCGCTCCGCGGAGCCACTCGCTCCTTCCCTGAAGGCTTCTGGCAGCTGAAGATTCGGAAATCGCGCGCGGGGAGTCCTCGCTCGCACACTGAGGAAACACATGGCGAACGACTCGATGGAGAAAATCGGCGGGCTTCGCGAGCGTCTGATGGCGCTCAGGGGGCATCTTTGACCTCGATCGCAAGCGGTCACGTATCGCGCTGATCGAGCGGGAGTCCACGCTCCCCAACTTCTGGGACGACAACACCAAGGCGCAGGCGATGCTCAAGGAGAAGTCCACGCTGGAGTCGAGCGTGAGCTCCTTCGAGAAGACGCTGCGCGGCCTGGACGACGCGCAGGTGCTCTTCGAGCTGGCGGCCGAGGCCAACGACGAGGCCAGCGCGAAGGAGGCCGAGGAATCCCTCTCCTCGCTCGAGGCGGAGGTCTCCAAGCTGGAGCTGGCGCGGATGCTCTCCGGCGAGCAGGACCGGTCCAACTGCTTCATGGACATCAACGCGGGCGCGGGCGGCACGGACTCCATGGACTGGGCCGCCATGCTCATGCGCATGTACACGCGCTACTGCGAGAGCAAGGGCTGGAAGGTTGAAATCAACGACGCGGTGCCGGGTGAAGAGGCGGGCTTCAAGAACGTCTCGCTGCGCATCGAGGGCGAGTTCGCCTACGGCTACCTCAAGGCCGAGGTGGGCGTGCACCGGCTGGTGCGCATCAGCCCCTTCGACGCCAACGCGCGCCGTCAGACGGCCTTCGCCTCGGTGGACGTCTACCCGGAGGTCGACGACTCCATCCAGATCGACATCCCGGAGAAGGACTACGAGCTGAAGTTCATCCGCGGCGGTGGCGCGGGCGGCCAGAAGGTCAACAAGACCTCCTCGACGGCGCAACTGCGCCACCTGCCGACCGGCATCCTCATCACCTGCCAGACGGAGCGCTCGCAGTCGGCCAACAAGGACATGGCCTTCAAGATCCTCCGCGCGCGCCTCTACGAAATCGAGCTGAAGAAGCGCGAGGCCGAGCAGGCCGCCGCCGAGGCGCAGAAGAAGGACATCTCCTTCGGCTCGCAGATCCGCTCCTACGTGCTGGCCCCCTACCGCATGGTGAAGGACCTTCGCACCGGCGTGGAGACGGGCAACGTGGACGCGGTGCTGGACGGGGACCTCGAGCAGTTCGTCACCGCCCAGCTGATGGGCGTGAAGAACCCCAACCGCAACGCCCCCGAGTAGCCCGGGAAGCAGGCGGGAACCTTTCCGCGACCTCGCTGTCCAAGGTCGCGGAACAGGGGAGCGCGGGACGGGTAGGATGGAAACGCGCGGTGTAGGCCGCGTGGGAGGTCACCGGTGCCATCGAGCGGGGTGCTCGGCGTGGATGTGGAGGGGACGCCGGTGACGGGCGAGTCCGATGCCGCCTCGAGCGAGGAGCGCCTGTTGCTGGCGCGGTTGCGGCGGGGCGACCCGGAGGCCTTCGAGGCGCTGGTGCGGGCGCACCAGGACCGGCTCTATGACTTCTGCGTGCGGATGCTGGGGGACCGGGAGGAGGCGAACGACCTGGTGCAGGACATCTTCGTGAGCGCCCACCAGCACCTCGCGAAGTTCCGGGAGGACTCCCGGCTGTCCACGTGGCTGTTCCGCATCGGGAAGAACCACTGCATCAACCGGCTGAAGTACCTGAATCGGCGGGGGAGGGGACGGTCGGAGGAGTACGGCGAGCAGAACGAGGGGGCGCTGGCGGAGCTCCTGGGCTCGCCGCCGGGGCCGGACGCGGCGTTGGAGTCGGCACGGGAGCAGGCAAGGGTGCAGTGGGCCATCTCCCAGCTGGACCCCGAGCCGCGCATGCTGGTGGCGTTGAGGGACATCGAGGGGCTTTCGTACGAGGAGATCGTCGACATCACCGAGCTACCGTTGGGAACCGTGAAGAGTCGGCTCCACCGGGCGCGGGAAAAGCTGGCGGATCTCCTGGGACGGCTTGAGGAATGAACGGCTTTCAGCGGAGACTCCGGGACATGCCAGCGCAGCTCAGCCACCGCGAGACCAGGGCCCTCTTCATCGCCCTCGCCGACGAGGAGCTCCCCGCCGACAAGGCGAAGGAGGTCCGCTCGCACCTGGACGGGTGTGGCGAGTGCCAGCAGGGCTGGCAGCGCTATTCGAGCACCGTGCTGCGGCTGCGCCAGGTGGAGAAGCAGAAGGCTCCGCCCGCGCTGGCTTCCAGGGTGATGACGCGGGTGAAGCGGCAGCGCCGCTTCGGGCTGAGGCGGTTGAGCCTGATGCACGCGCATTACCGCCTGCCGGTGGAGATCCTCATCCCGCTGCTCCTCGCGGCGGCGGTGGGGGCCTTCCTCATCATGTCCGCGCCCTGAAGGGAACATATCCCGCGTCCATTCGTTGCGTCCCGGGGTGCGCTTGGCTACGGTGCCGCGCCCTTACGGGATGCCCATGGCTGACACTCCAGAGAACAAGACGAACGCGGAAGCGGACCTCGGGTCCAAGGAGCAGGAGATCTACGACCAGCGCCTCGACAAGGCGCGCAAATGGCGGGATTCCGGTTTCAACCCGTACGGCAACGGCTACCGTCCCCAGCACCTGGCCGCGGACATCCTCGCCCGCCACGGCAACCAGTCCATGGAGGAGCTCGAGAAGGCCGAGCCCACCGCCTATGACGTGGCCGGCCGCATCGTGGCCGTGCGCAGCTTCGGCAAGGCCGCCTTCGTCAAGCTGCGTGACCGCTCCGGGGAAATCCAGGCGCACCTGAAGAAGGACGCGCTCGGGGACGCCTATGAGCTCTTCAAGCTCACGGACATGGGTGACTTCGTCGCCGTGCAGGGCACGGTGTTCCGCTCGAAGACGGGCGAGCTGACCCTGGCGGCCACGAAGTTCGTGCCGCTCACCAAGTCCCTGCGGCCCCTGCCCGAGAAGTGGCACGGCCTCACGGACGTGGAGGTCCGCTACCGCCAGCGCTACCTGGACATGGTCTCCAACCCGGAGGTCAAGCAGACGTTCCTCAAGCGCAACAAGCTCATCCGCTACATCCGGGACTTCCTCGACGCGCGCGACTTCATCGAGGTGGAGACCCCGATGATGCACCCGCTGGTGTCCGGCGCGGCGGCCCGTCCCTTCGTCACCCACCACAACGCCCTGGACATCGATCTGTACATGCGGATCGCCCCGGAGTTGTACCTCAAGCGCCTGGTGGTGGGCGGCATCGAGCGCGTCTACGAGATCAACCGCAACTTCCGCAACGAGGGCATCAGCACCCGGCACAACCCCGAGTTCACGATGCTCGAGTTCTACCAGGCCTACGCCACGTTCGAGGACCTGATGGACCTCACCGAGGAGATGCTCTCGGGCGCGGCGAAGGCGGTGACGGGGGACACGAAGGTGTCCTACCAGGGTCACGTGCTGGACTTCGGCAAGGGGTGGAGGCGCATCCCCATGACCGAGGCCATCCGCGAGGTCGTCCCCTCGCTCAGCGACAAGGACATGGCGGACGCGGACCGGCTGCGCCACGAGCTGCTCGAGACGACGCACGGGGAGGCCGAGCGCCGCGCCATCGAGACGATGCACCACGGGGAACTGGTGGGCGCGCTCTTCGAGCACCACGTGGAGCAGAAGCTGGTGCACCCCACGTTCATCACGCACTACCCCACGGCCGTGAGCCCGCTGGCGCGCCGCAACGACCAGAACCCGGACATCACCGACCGCTTCGAGCTCTTCATCGCCGGCCGGGAGATCGGCAACGCCTTCTCCGAGCTCAACGATCCGATCGATCAGAAGGGACGCTTCCTCTCCCAGCTGGAGGCCAGGCAGCGGGGCCAGCAGGAGACGATGGACTTCGACGAGGACTACATCCGCGCGCTCGAGCACGGTATGCCGCCCACGGCCGGCGAGGGCATCGGGATTGATCGCGTCGCCATGCTGTTCACGGATTCACCGTCGATCCGCGACGTCATTCTTTTCCCCCTCCTCAAGCCGCTTGCGAAGTAGGCAGGAAACCTCGTGAACGCCGAACGGCAGACCGTCTACCGCTGGAGCTTCATCTGGAGCGGCGCCCTCGTGGCGCTCGTTGGCGCCGTGCTGCTCGGCGTGGCCATCACCCGTTCGGATGCCTGGGAGCGGGTGACGGGCGTGCTCGGCCTGTCCGTGATCGGTTGGGGCGGGCTCGTGCAGACGCTCAACGCGCTGGCGCTGATGCCGGTGCAGTCCGCCGTGCCTTCCTCGGTGGGCATCGTCGGCACCGAGTATCTCCTCTCCGGTGCGGCGGCCTGGCTGGTGGGCTGGGCGCTCATCGCCACCGGCATCCGGCGGGCTCCCGCTCCTACCGAGGGGCCGAGCCCGGCCGCCGGGGCGGCGTTGTACCCGCGGCTGGCGCAGTACCGTGATTTCTACTGGAGCACGCTGGGCGCCTACGGTGGCGGCATCCTGCTGGCGGAGCTGGTGCTCATCCTCCTGCAGACGTTCCTGGCCAGTGGAGGGAGCGGGGAGCGCGGCCTGGCGCCGACGATCGCCTTCGGTATCTCGCTGATCGTCGCGTCGCTGGTGGCCTTCGTGTGCGGCTTCGTCGGCGCCTCGCGCGCGCGGCGGGTGGCCATGCCCGAGGCCACCATCGGTGTCATCTACCTGGGCCTGCCCGTGCCCATCATGCTGACGCTCATCGAGCAGATCCCCGACCTCCAGGTGTCGCTGGGCTACCGGCTGCGCGAGGTGACGTACGTGGCGGACATGCTCGGCCGCCCGGTGGTGGGGTACTGGCTCGTCTTCTCGCTGCTGGTGCTCATGCTGGTGCTGGGCATCAACACCGGCTTCATCGCGGCGGGCAGTGGGCGCTTGGACCTGAAGCTCGGCTTCGAGCTCTTCGTCGCCCGGCGCCACGTGGGCGTGTTCCGCCCCTCGTTGCTGCTGGGCACGCTGGCGGTGCTGATGTTCGGCATCATTCCGCCCCTCGTCGTCTACGGCATCATCCGCGCGGTGGAGGCGGCCGTGGAGCGCAGCCGCATCCGCGCCCTGGGGCTGCAGGATCCGCTCGCCGCCGCGTCCGCGCTCAACCGCCTCAAGCTGCGCGAGCAGTCGCCCACCATGATGATGACGGCGCTCTCGGTGGGGGGGGTGGGCGTGGGCGTGATGGCGCTTATCATCGTCCTGTCGGTGATGAGCGGCTTCGAGGAGGATCTGCAGAAGAAGATCCTCGGAGCCCACTCGCACGTGGTGGTGTCGAAGTACGCGGGCCACCTGCCCGAGTACAAGCGGCTGATGGAGCAGATCTCCAAGGTGCCCGGGGTGATCGGGCAGACGCCTTCCATCGACAACCCGGTGATGGTGCTCGCCGAGGACGAGGTGCAGGGCATCGTCCTCAAGGGCATCGATCCGGAGACGGTGGGCTCGGTGTTGGATCTGCGCAAGAACATGCTGCCGGGCGGCGAGCTGGACAACCTCGAGACGCCCCAGAAGATCGTCCCCCGGCGCGCGTTCGGGGGATTCGGCCAGCAGCCCTCCAACGAGCAGGACGAGGAGGAAGAGGTAGACCCCATCATCGGCAAGAGCTCGAAGAGCGCCGAGGAGAAGGTGCTGCCCGGCATCGTGCTCGGCCGCGAGCTGGCCGCCATCCTGCGGGTGGTGGTGGGGGACCGGGTGAACGTCATCTCCCCGCAGGGCGCGGAGCTGGGCCCCGCCGGTCTCATCCCCAAGAGCCGCGCCTTCCGCGTCGCGGGCATCTTCTACTCGGGCATGTACGAGTACGACGCCAAGTTCGCCTACATCCTGCTCTCCGAGGCGCAGAAGCTCTTCGGCGCCGATGGCCCCAGCGGCATCGAGCTGAAGGTGGCGGACGTGGATGATGCCCGGCGTATCGCCTCGGCGGCGTCGCGCGAGGTGGGCGGCTACCCCTACCGCGCCCGCGACTGGGGGGAGATCCACCGCAACATCTTCTCCGCCCTCCGGCTGGAGAAGCTGGTGATGGGCATCATCCTGTCCATCATCATCGTGGTGGCCGCCGGCCTCATCGTGGCCACCGTCATCATGCTCGTGCTGGAGAAGCGCAAGGAGATCGCCGTGCTCAAGGCACTGGGTGTCTCCGACGGCGGCATCGTGAAGATCTTCCTCGCCGAGGGCCTGCAGATTGGCGTGGCGGGGGGCCTGCTCGGACTCCTGTCCGGTCTGACGTGGTGCTACTTCATCCTGAAGGTGGGCATCAAACTGGACCCGTCCGTCTATTACATCCCGAACCTGCCGGTGAAGATCGAGCCGCTGCAGACCGCGCTCTCGGTGGTCATCGCGGTACTCGTCACCTACCTGGCGTCCATCTATCCCGCGCTCAAGGCGAGCAGCGTGGAGCCGGTGGAAGGTCTGAAGGCGGAGTGAGGACGATGGCACTGCTCTCCATCCGCAACGTCTTCAAGAGTTACTTCCTGCACGGCAAGCGCATCGACGTGCTGCGCGGCGTGTCCCTGGACATCGAGAAGGGCGAGCTGGTGAGCCTCATCGGTGCGTCCGGAGCGGGAAAGAGCACCTTCCTGCACGTGCTGGGCACGCTGGACATCCCGGCCGCCGGCGAGCTGCTCTTCGAGGGCCGGAGCGTCTTCGCGATGAACGACGCGGAGATCGCCGACTTCCGCAACCGGACGATCGGCTTCGTCTTCCAGAGCCACTACCTGCTGCCCGAGTTCACGGCCCTGGAGAACGTGGCCATGCCGGCGCTCATCCAGCGGCGGGACCGGACCGAGTCCTATGCCTACGCCCGCGAGCTGTTGGAGCGGGTGGGGTTGGGGAGCCGGGTGGAGCACCGGCCCGGGGAGCTGTCCGGCGGCGAGGCCCAGCGCGTGGCCCTGGCCCGGTCCCTGGTCCTCAAGCCGGCGGTGCTGCTCGCCGACGAGCCCACCGGAAACCTGGACCCGGCCACCGGCGAGGGCATCCACCAGCTCCTGCGCGAGGTGAACCGGGACCTGGGCATCACCGCCGTGGTCGTCACCCACAACGAGGCACTGGCCCGCTCCATGCCCCGACGGCTCCGGTTGGTGACCGGCCAGGTGACCGAGGCATGACGTCTCCAGCTCTCTTGTCGCGCTTTCTCATTGAGACCCGCTGAATTCCTCTCGTAGATTGCTCCGCCCTTTACCGGCCCGATTGCCTTGAGGCTCCCCGTTCTCTCGCTCAAGTTCCTTCTCCCGCTCCTCGCCGCCGTTTGGACGGTGATGCCCGGTCGCGTGCTTGCGCAGGCGGACGACCAGGGCACTCCGCCGGCCTCCGTGCCTCCCGCGGCGCTCCCTCCGGCTCCCGCCATGCCCGGCTCCGACGCTCCGGTCGCCCCCGATCGCGAGGTCCGTGAGGGCGAGGTCGTCGAAATCCGCATCGAGGGCAACCGCCGCGTCGAGTCCGAGGCCGTCCGCCGCGCCCTCCGCACCCAGGTGGGCCAGGTCTTCGACGAGACGCGCACCGCCGAGGATCTCCGGGCCGTCTGGGCGCTCGGCTACTTCAGCGACGTGCAGTTGCTGGTGCAGCGCCTGCCCACCGGCGGCATCACCTACGTGGTGCGCGTGCAGGAGCGCCCCTCCATCCGGACCGTGAAGCTCTCTGGCAACGAGGAGCTCAGTCAGGACGACCTCAAGGAGTCCATCGAGATCCGGGCGCTCACCATCCTGGACATGGACGCGGTTCGCCGCACCCAGAAGAAGATCCAGGAGAAGTACATCGACAAGGGCTACTTCCTCGCCGAGGTCAACCACAGGGTCGTCCCCCTGGAGGGCGGCCAGGTCGATGTGGTCTTCGACATCGACGAGAACTCCAAGGTGATGGTGAAGGACATCGTCTTCCTGGGCGCGGAGAAGGTACCTGCCGCCAAGCTCAAGGACGTGATGCTCACCAAGGAGGGCGGCTACCTCTCCTTCATCACCGGCGAGGGCACCTACCGCGAGGAGGTGTTCCAGCGTGACCTGGCGGTCATCCAGGCCACCTACTACGACGAGGGCTTCATCAACGTCCGGGTGGACAAGCCCACCGTCTCGCTCTCCGCCGACAAGCGCTACATCTACGTCACCATCCGCGTGACGGAAGGGGAGCGCTACGACATCGGGAAGATCGACTTCGCGGGTGACCTGGTGGTGCCCAAGGAGGAACTGGCGAAGCTGATGACGTCCTCGACGGGCACGCACTTCAGCCGCACGCAACTCGGCCAGGACATCCAGGCGATCACCGACGTCTACTACGACCGCGGCTACGCCTACGCCAACATCAACCCCGTCACGTCGATCAACGCGGATGAGAGGACGGTGGACCTGACCTTCGACGTGCAGAAGGGTCCGCAGGTCTCCATCGAGCGCATCGACGTCATCGGCAACACCAAGACGCGCGACAAGGTCATCCGCCGCGAGCTGCGCGTCTACGAGGGCGAGCTCTACAGTGGCACCGGCGTGCGCCGCAGCAAGGATCGCGTGACGGCGCTCGGCTTCTTCGAGACGGTGGAGGTGACGCAGCGGCCGGGCAGCCGCGAGGACACCATCGTCGTCCAGGTGGAGGTGAAGGAGAAGGCCACCGGTACCTTCCAGGTGGGCCTCGGCTTCTCCAACGTGGAGAGCTTCATCTTCACGGCCCAGGTGTCGCAGAACAACTTCCTGGGGTGGGGGCAGAGCGTGTCGGCCTCGGCGCAGATCTCCAGCCTGCGCTCGCTCGTCCAGCTGTCGTACTTCGATCCCTACTTCCTGGACACCAACTTCCTCCTGTCCGTGGACTTCTCCCGCGTGGAGGCGGACTACCTCGACTTCACCCGTCTGTCGACGGGCGGCAACCTGTCGTTGGGCTATCAGGTGCTCGAGGACCTGCTCGTCAACGTGGGCTACTCGCAGGAGCACGTGGACGTGCAGGCCGCGGAGAGCTACGGCGGCGTGCTGCTGGCCAACCGCTTCCTCAGTGGCGTGACGAGCTCGGTGCGCCTGTCCCTCACCTACGACAAGCGCAACAACCGCCTCTTCCCCTCCAAGGGCTTCATCCACTACGGCTCGGTCGAGTACGCGCCCTCGTTCCTCGGCGGCTCGTTCCTCTTCACCCGGTACACCGCCTACTCGCGCCTCTACTTCCCGCTGCCGCTGGGCGCCGTCTTCAAGACGAACGCCACCGTGGGCTACATCCAGCAGTTGGATCCCAACCGCCCGCTGCCCATCTCCGAGCTCTACTACCTGGGTGGTATCAACTCGGTGCGCGGCTACCTGCTGCGCAGCATCAGCCCCTCGCTGCTGGCGCCCCGCTCGGGTTCGCCGGACGCCCCCATCGAGCGGCTCAACGTGGGCGGCAACAAGCAGCTCATCGTCAACCTGGAGCTGGAGTTCCCCATCCTCGAGAAGGCCGGCATCCGCGGCGTGGTCTTCTATGACGCGGGAAATGCTTTCGCCACCAACGAGCGCTTCTTCCAGGATCTGCAGGACGACGTCCCCCTGGGACTGTTCCACTCGGTGGGCTTTGGCTTCCGTTGGTTCTCGCCGGTCGGTCCCTTGCGCTTCGAGTGGGGAATCCCGATCACGCGGCGACCGGATGATGACCCCCTGCTGTTCGAGTTTACGATCGGCAATTTCTTCTGATACGTCGTCCGCCCGCTCTCCAAGTGACCGTCTTCCCGGCCTTTGAACAGGGGAGCGGGACGGGACGTCGGAGTTTCAAACCTTCCCCGAGGAGCTGTCGCACATGTCGCTTCGAAGCAAACTGTCGGTTCTGGCCCTTGCCCTCTCGCTCGCCGTGCCGACCCTGGCCGCCGCCGCCGACCTGAAGATGGGTTACGTCGACTACCAGCGCGTCATGCTCGAGGTGGACGACGGCAAGTCCGCCAAGGCCCGCCTCCAGAAGTGGCTGGAGGCGCGTCAGAAGGAGATCGACGCCCAGCAGGAGGCCCTCCGCAAGGAGAAGGAGACGCTGGACAAGCAGGCCAGCGCCATGAGCGAGGAGACGCGCATCCAGAAGGCCACGGACCTGCAGAAGAAGGTCTACGACCTGGCCCAGAAGTGGGAGAAGAGCCGCGGTGAGGCCGCCGAGCGCGAGCGCAAGGAGATGGAGCCCATCATCGCGAAGATCGACGGTGTCATCCGCACCATCGCCGAGCGCGAGGGCCTGGCCATGGTCTTCGAGAAGCGGGACTCCGGTCTGGTGTACGCGCTCAACCAGTATGACCTGACCAACGAGGTCATCCGCACCTACAACAGCTCCAAGGGCAAGGCCAAGGACGCCCCGGTCGCCAAGGACGCTCCCAAGAAGTAGGCCTTCCGTGCACGCATCCAACCCCCGCCGGCTCGGGGAGCTCGCCACCCATGTGGGCGGCGAGCTCATCGGCGATGCCGGCCTCCTGATTTCGGGGCTCAACGGGCTCGCCGAGGCGAACCCGGGCGAGCTCTCCTTCTACGGCAATCCGCGCTACCGCCGGCAGTTCGAGGCCACGAAGGCCTCGGCCGTGCTGGTGGGGCCGGATGTCGAGCCCCGCGAGGGCGTGTCCCTGGTGCGTGTGTCCAATCCGCATCTGGCCTTCGCGAGAATCTCCAGCCTCTTCCACCCACGGTCCTCCTACGCGGCGGGCGTGCGGCCCGGGGCGCACGTGCACCCCGAGGCGCGCGTGCATCCGGAGGCCACGGTGATGGCGGGTGCCACGGTGGAGAAGCACGCCACCGTGGGCGCGCGCGCGGTGCTCTTCCCCGGAGTCTACGTGGGCGAGGAGGCGGGCATCGGCGAGGACAGCGTGCTGTACCCCAACGTCACCGTGCGCGAGCACTGCCAGGTGGGCGCGCGCGTCATCCTCCATGCCTCGTGCGTGGTGGGC contains:
- the lpxD gene encoding UDP-3-O-(3-hydroxymyristoyl)glucosamine N-acyltransferase, whose amino-acid sequence is MHASNPRRLGELATHVGGELIGDAGLLISGLNGLAEANPGELSFYGNPRYRRQFEATKASAVLVGPDVEPREGVSLVRVSNPHLAFARISSLFHPRSSYAAGVRPGAHVHPEARVHPEATVMAGATVEKHATVGARAVLFPGVYVGEEAGIGEDSVLYPNVTVREHCQVGARVILHASCVVGADGFGFAFNPEGERGPEHYKVPQAGIVRIEDDVEVGACTTIDRATIGETVIGRGSKLDNLVQIAHNVKVGPLTLICAQAGVSGSAELGTGVVLAGQVGVVGHIRVGDLAKVGAQSGVAHDVEDGQVVSGTPAMPHREWLRMSAALGQISDLLKEVRTLRRRVDMLEKKEKGG